A genomic window from Streptomyces mirabilis includes:
- a CDS encoding nitroreductase, translating to MDVYEAVTSRRAVRGFIDRPVPREVLERVLSAAAWAPSGSNLQPWHVYVLTGRPLGELKELADGRVTACDPWDEREYEMYPPTLKSPYRERRSAFGEERYSALGIAHEDWEARQRAASANWTCFGAPAALFCYIDRGLGRPQWSDLGMYLQTVMLLLRAEGLHSCPQMAWSVYRKTVAEVLSPPDDLILFCGMSIGFEDSAVPYNRTGRALLDETVTFVDD from the coding sequence TTGGACGTCTACGAGGCAGTCACGAGCCGACGAGCCGTACGTGGATTCATCGACCGGCCCGTCCCGAGGGAGGTACTGGAGCGGGTGCTCTCCGCTGCCGCTTGGGCGCCATCCGGGTCCAACCTCCAGCCCTGGCACGTCTACGTGCTGACCGGCCGACCGCTGGGCGAACTCAAGGAGCTCGCCGACGGGCGTGTGACCGCGTGCGATCCCTGGGACGAGCGGGAATACGAGATGTACCCGCCGACACTGAAGTCCCCGTACCGGGAGCGCCGATCCGCCTTCGGTGAGGAGCGCTACAGCGCACTCGGCATCGCGCACGAGGACTGGGAGGCCCGCCAGAGGGCCGCTTCCGCGAACTGGACATGCTTCGGCGCGCCCGCCGCGCTGTTCTGCTACATCGACCGAGGTCTGGGCCGGCCCCAGTGGTCCGACTTGGGCATGTATCTGCAGACCGTGATGCTGCTGCTCCGTGCCGAAGGCCTGCACAGCTGCCCGCAGATGGCGTGGTCGGTTTATCGCAAGACCGTAGCGGAGGTCCTGTCACCCCCGGACGACCTCATCCTCTTCTGCGGTATGTCGATCGGATTCGAAGACAGCGCAGTGCCCTACAACCGCACAGGCCGAGCACTGCTCGACGAGACGGTCACGTTCGTCGATGATTAG
- a CDS encoding ABC transporter permease — protein MALPIAITLAVLAFAWPAGRISPRDVSVGIVGTGPASQHAVEGLTREKPGAFDFRLYPDQQAARWAIKNRDVYGAFAISDHSVTVLKATAASPSVAQLLTDVGQQLADKATQQMTARQKAAEQKTDGAHSPAKAHKQTAAQQGDARPKAAPQGAAGADSSVKVLVKAMDVVPVATDDPRGVVFSSSVFPLTICGILIGAFVTMARGLARPRHRVLTLLVACAVAALGVYLVAQGFLGALPHNHVATWAILALDLLSISATTAGVIRLLGPAGLGLSAALMVFVGNAFSGATSAPEMLPKGVDYVGQWLPPGAGASLLRDTTYFDGNADAGHLAVLALWSVCGLTAVMYGHWVIREPRSKKTGAPASGELLPALPGSGNALSVRRHAHARRHDGDD, from the coding sequence GTGGCGCTGCCCATAGCGATCACCCTGGCGGTGTTGGCGTTCGCCTGGCCGGCGGGGCGGATCTCGCCGCGCGACGTCTCGGTCGGAATCGTGGGCACGGGGCCGGCCAGCCAGCACGCGGTGGAGGGGCTGACCCGTGAGAAGCCCGGCGCGTTCGACTTCCGCCTCTATCCCGACCAGCAGGCCGCGCGGTGGGCGATCAAGAACAGGGACGTCTACGGCGCCTTCGCCATCTCCGACCACAGCGTCACCGTGCTGAAGGCCACCGCCGCCAGCCCCTCCGTGGCCCAGCTTCTGACCGATGTCGGACAGCAGTTGGCCGACAAGGCCACCCAGCAGATGACCGCCCGGCAGAAGGCTGCCGAACAGAAGACCGACGGTGCACATTCCCCGGCGAAGGCCCACAAGCAGACAGCCGCCCAGCAGGGTGATGCCCGCCCGAAGGCCGCCCCGCAGGGAGCCGCCGGTGCTGATTCCTCGGTGAAGGTCCTCGTGAAGGCGATGGACGTGGTGCCCGTCGCCACAGATGACCCCCGGGGCGTGGTGTTCAGCTCATCGGTCTTCCCGCTCACGATCTGCGGCATCCTGATCGGGGCGTTTGTCACGATGGCTCGCGGCCTGGCACGCCCGCGGCATCGAGTGCTGACACTCCTCGTCGCATGCGCCGTCGCGGCCCTCGGCGTCTATCTCGTGGCCCAGGGTTTCCTCGGGGCACTGCCCCACAATCACGTGGCCACGTGGGCGATCCTGGCGCTCGACCTGCTCTCCATCAGCGCCACCACTGCCGGCGTGATCCGACTCCTCGGGCCGGCGGGCCTCGGGCTCAGCGCCGCGCTCATGGTCTTCGTCGGAAACGCCTTCTCCGGCGCCACCTCCGCTCCTGAGATGCTTCCCAAGGGTGTGGACTACGTCGGCCAGTGGCTGCCCCCGGGCGCCGGAGCCAGTCTGCTTCGCGACACCACATACTTCGACGGCAACGCCGACGCCGGCCACCTGGCCGTCCTCGCCCTGTGGAGCGTCTGCGGGCTCACGGCAGTCATGTACGGCCACTGGGTCATCAGGGAACCCCGCAGCAAGAAGACCGGTGCGCCGGCTTCCGGGGAATTGCTCCCGGCCTTGCCGGGGTCCGGCAACGCTTTGTCGGTTCGACGTCACGCCCACGCCCGTCGCCATGACGGCGACGACTGA
- a CDS encoding ferritin-like domain-containing protein has product MQWADLDFEEFERNPLPEETLRTLRYMCDIEYHTVCYLRDLLTTPSHDEPAVGAFMTMWNREEFWHGEALAAVLERHGHRVDFDELKATRLKLGWKDRLGTVKQTVIGRLVGNDFVAVHMAWGAANEWSATAAYHRLAALESHPVLVPLLKRIAQQETKHVAFYASQARDRLAASKKARVVARLALENAWGPVGSGVMPETEVTHVMTHLFAGSEGRKFIRDIDSHIAKLPGMDGLRIVEDAMDKRGIAS; this is encoded by the coding sequence GTGCAGTGGGCCGACCTCGACTTCGAGGAGTTCGAGCGCAACCCGCTGCCCGAGGAGACGCTGCGTACGCTGCGCTATATGTGTGACATCGAATACCACACAGTGTGCTACCTGCGTGATCTGCTGACGACCCCGTCTCACGACGAGCCCGCGGTGGGCGCTTTCATGACGATGTGGAACCGCGAGGAGTTCTGGCACGGCGAAGCGCTCGCGGCCGTGCTGGAGCGCCACGGCCACCGAGTCGACTTCGACGAGCTCAAGGCGACCCGTCTGAAACTCGGCTGGAAGGACCGCCTGGGGACGGTGAAGCAGACGGTGATTGGCCGGCTGGTCGGAAACGACTTCGTCGCCGTGCACATGGCGTGGGGCGCGGCGAACGAGTGGTCGGCGACAGCGGCGTATCACCGACTTGCTGCGCTGGAGAGCCACCCAGTGCTGGTACCGCTGCTGAAGCGGATCGCACAGCAGGAGACGAAGCACGTCGCGTTCTACGCATCGCAGGCACGTGACCGGCTCGCGGCCAGCAAGAAAGCCCGCGTGGTCGCTCGGCTGGCGCTCGAAAACGCCTGGGGCCCGGTCGGCTCGGGCGTCATGCCCGAGACCGAGGTCACGCACGTCATGACTCACCTCTTCGCCGGCTCCGAGGGCCGCAAATTCATCCGCGACATCGACTCGCACATCGCGAAGCTGCCGGGCATGGACGGGCTGCGCATTGTCGAGGACGCCATGGACAAGCGCGGGATCGCTTCCTGA
- a CDS encoding helix-turn-helix domain-containing protein, whose amino-acid sequence MPVPQHPQPARRTEHPQSTDASPAITRAFALLSSRWNGLILMALAKGPADFAQIRERLPGISNRMLAQRLQELTVIDLVAQDVRPGPSSRTRYALSPHGKTSLIPLAVLFLWAEDHLPASSSPPDQPAASGH is encoded by the coding sequence ATGCCTGTCCCACAACACCCTCAGCCGGCCCGCCGGACCGAGCATCCACAGTCGACCGATGCCTCTCCGGCCATCACTCGGGCCTTCGCCCTGCTCAGCAGTCGTTGGAACGGCCTGATCCTCATGGCTCTGGCCAAAGGCCCGGCCGACTTCGCTCAGATTCGCGAGCGCCTCCCCGGCATCAGCAACCGCATGCTCGCCCAGCGGCTCCAGGAACTGACCGTGATCGATCTGGTCGCCCAGGACGTCCGGCCCGGGCCGTCATCGCGAACCCGTTACGCACTCTCCCCGCACGGCAAGACCTCCCTCATCCCCCTGGCCGTTCTGTTCCTGTGGGCGGAAGATCACCTTCCAGCGAGCAGCTCACCACCAGATCAACCGGCCGCGTCAGGTCACTGA
- a CDS encoding TetR/AcrR family transcriptional regulator, producing MPKVTQQHMDARREQILDAARRCFLRDGFHSTSMQDLFAEAGLSSGAVYRHFTSKDEMILAIAEENMRDVLDITLAVATNRQGQSMGAILAELLDVIRAKSVEGQDVAGLAVLVWGEAMRNRSLARKLDHLLGRIRANLITLVHDHQESGVLPTNATAEGIASTMLSILPGYILQVALLNPAVVAEVPDAVRALWPGPAGER from the coding sequence ATGCCCAAGGTCACCCAGCAGCACATGGACGCCCGTCGCGAGCAGATCCTGGACGCAGCGCGCCGTTGTTTCCTCCGCGACGGGTTCCACTCCACGTCCATGCAGGACCTGTTCGCGGAGGCCGGGCTGTCCTCGGGTGCGGTGTACCGGCACTTCACCAGCAAGGACGAGATGATCCTCGCGATCGCCGAGGAGAACATGCGGGATGTCCTCGACATCACGCTCGCTGTCGCCACGAACCGGCAAGGTCAATCCATGGGGGCGATCCTGGCGGAACTGCTCGACGTGATTCGCGCCAAGTCCGTCGAGGGGCAAGACGTGGCCGGCCTCGCGGTTCTGGTCTGGGGAGAGGCTATGCGCAACCGCTCGCTGGCGCGCAAGCTCGACCATCTCTTGGGTCGCATACGTGCCAATCTGATCACCCTGGTCCATGACCACCAGGAAAGCGGTGTTTTGCCCACGAACGCGACAGCCGAGGGGATCGCGTCAACGATGCTCTCCATCCTCCCCGGCTATATCCTCCAAGTGGCTCTGCTCAATCCGGCTGTTGTGGCCGAGGTGCCTGACGCGGTGCGGGCGTTGTGGCCGGGGCCGGCCGGTGAGCGCTGA